The sequence GATCTGCATGTAGCGGGCCAGGACCACGAGCTCGATGTCGTATTCGGCGACCAGGTCCAGGAGCTTGGCCTCGGCCTCGGCCTTGTTGGAATTGCCTTCAGCATCCTTGGCCACGGGGATGTGGATGAAGGGGATGCCGTAGAAGAAGGCCATGGGCTGGAGCTCGAGGTGGTTGGAGACGATGACCGGGATCTCGACAGAGAGGGTGCCGGCCCGTTGCTGGAAGAGCAGGTCGTTGAGGGTACGGCCATCCTTGGAGCACATCACCAGGGTGCGGGTCTTGCGGGAGGCCTCCCAGAGGCCGAGGTCCATGGCGAACTCCTCACGGACCGGTTCCAGGGCTGCCTCGACCGCCTCGCGGCTCTCGGGGGTGGTGAATTCCACGCGCATGAAGAAGGTGCCGGTGTCCGGGGAGTCGAACTGCTTGGAGTCGGTGATGTCTCCCTGGACCGAGAGCAGGGCGCCGGAGACGGCGTGCACGATGCCGCGGCTGTTCTTGCAGGACAGGGACAGCAC comes from Citricoccus muralis and encodes:
- the purU gene encoding formyltetrahydrofolate deformylase, whose protein sequence is MVLSLSCKNSRGIVHAVSGALLSVQGDITDSKQFDSPDTGTFFMRVEFTTPESREAVEAALEPVREEFAMDLGLWEASRKTRTLVMCSKDGRTLNDLLFQQRAGTLSVEIPVIVSNHLELQPMAFFYGIPFIHIPVAKDAEGNSNKAEAEAKLLDLVAEYDIELVVLARYMQILSDDLCRKLEGKAINIHHSFLPSFKGARPYHQAHERGVKLIGATAHYVTADLDEGPIIEQQVQRVTHAQSAREFVIRGREVEGSTLSRAVKWHAEHRVLLDGKRTVVFD